aaatgggggagaagagatAAATCTGTGCAGAAGAATTCCCAGTAATTTCCATAGCTACTCCGCCCTCAAGGAGGGGGAGCATAATCCCCCTGCTCCTTAAATGTGGGCTACACATAGTGACTTCTTCCCAGAGAGGACAGAGGGTTACAGCGtagctttacagtggagaaactggACAAACACtccctcagccaggtgatcaaggttaacatcaacagtgatgTCACTTTGGTACTATGTGCCCTTGCTCTGATGTAATGAAAATGTCCCTTTACCTGTGGTCTTTCTCCCCAAAACTCATAACCCtcgtctaatcatgagaaaaacatcagacaagttCCAAGTGAGGAACGTTCTACAAAATACTGACCAGGACTCCTTGAGGTAATCAAGGTAACcacaaacaaggaaagtctgagaaactgtcacagacagGAGGAGCCTTGAGAGACacgactaaatgtaatgtggtgtcctggatgaGATTCAGGGACAGAAACGACatcaggtaaaaactaaggaGATCTGAATAAACTGTGGACTTGTATCAACATTGATGTACCTGTTACCCACTTACCTGAAGGAGGGGGGATTGTTTTAGGATGGGTCAACTCTAGTACAGCTGGTTGTCCAGAACCACATCAATCTGTgctctgttcatccattcactccttcactcattcaacagatatttattaagtccaTGCTGTGAGAAAGACACTGGTCTTGGAGCTAAAGGGAGATGAGTGTCAAGACAGACAAGGATTTGCCCTCATGGAGccagatggagagacagagaataaATCATAACCACATGTGGAATAGGTGCTATAAACAAAACAGATGATGTAATttgatgggggaggaggagagttcCACTAAAAGATCACTTATGAACCAACCTAGAGCTACAGGAGTGCGTTAAACCTTTAAGTGACTCAGTGATTTTATTGTAGACTAGAGTCAACCTTCTTGCAAAATGCTTGCTTATGTGCTATTAGTAATACAGAGAATATACAGGCTGGAATATTCTAGTTCATGGAGTCCTGCCTACTTGAATGCTTGAGATACAAGTGtactggttttttggttttttttcttctcagtcagCCCATTATGTAACCAGTAACCACATGGGTGCTGTAGACCCAAATACCACACAATCCCCGTCCTCccaggggtgaggctggggaaACGTTCCTATAGATGAATCCTCACAAGGATTGCATAAAAGGCTAGCCATTGGGAAACAAAGAGCCATTTCTCACATCACGTGCCAAACCTAATTCTAAATGGATTTAAGTGTGAAATGATGAAGCCATAAGTGATTTCTATATTGTAGCAGCGTGAAGCAGTTTTCAAGCATGACACCAAAGGCAGAAACCATAAAGGTAAGTATCTTAAAAATGAGAACTCTATGTTGCCCAAAACAACTATAAACTGCATTAAAAAGcaacaatagggacttccctggaagtccagtggttagactctgtgcttccactgcagggtgcgtgggttccatccctggttgggggaactaggatcccgcaggctgcgtggcatggccagaaaacaaaaaaaagcaacaataaattggaaaaaatggcaaaatctaAGATAAGAGGTATATATTGTTAATCCATAAAGAGCACCAAGGGAAAGATGGTAGAAGAATGAACAAAAGACATCTACATGTcataacagaaatacaaatgaccaataatatatgaaaatattcaacctcaatcacagaaattaaaacatcaataaaaaatcTCATTGTGAAATCGGcaaagattgaaagaaaaaagagaagagctaCGAAGAAGTGGTGAACCGGGCTCCCAGCGTCGGCCTCCACTCCCTGCCAGGGACCTGGCACACGCCCTATGGGTACCTGGATGGGCACTGTGGCTCCCGGATCCGGAACCTCCCTGCCCTTTGACCCCGGAAGTCCGGGCGGGATGGGCGGCGCGGAGCCGGGCGCGCTTCGCGACAGAGCCGTAAAGGCGCACGCGTGGGCGCGGAGCATGGCGCTGTACGCTGCAGCGGCGGCCGTGCTGGCCGGCGTGGAGAGTCGCCAGGGCTCCCTCAAGGGGCTGGTGTACGGCAGCAGCTTCCAGGTAGCGGGGTACGGGGTTCGGAGTTCGGGCCCGGGAGGGGGGCCCGGCGGGGGCctcccccggcccggcccccgccTCACCTGGTTTCTCTCGGCCGCGCGCAGAACGTGAAGCAGCTGTACGCGCTGGTGTGCGAGACGCAGCGCTACTCCGCCGTGCTGGACGCAGTGATCGCCAGCGCCGGCCTCCTCCGCGCCGAGAAGAAGCTGCGGCCGCACCTGGCCAAGGTgacgggtggggtggggtggggtggggtgagccCCTCCTAACCCGGTCCCAGCTCCGCCACCGTGCGCGGTGTGACTCTGTCAAGTCGCTCCTCTGAAATGAGGAGGCGCAGCCCCTCGCTGGGTTATGAATTGAGGTGGGATGAACATGCTTTACCTTCGAGCCTTGTGTGAAAGATAAAGAACGAAGTGCAAAGTAGCGACGGCAGCGGCTCTCTAGGTAAAACAAAACGGTGAGGTTGACCAGGGAGGAGGGTTGGCATCCAGAGCTTTCCTGGTGAGAAGCCGTGGGGAAAGGGTTCAGGACTGGGAAGCAAGGCACCAGGTTCAAATCATGTTTCTGCCATTAATttcttgtgtgaccttgaataaggTATTTCACTTTTACCTGTTACCGTCTTGACAGGTGGTCTGTTTAGCTCTTCCAGTTCCAACACTGTGGCATTCCAGGATATTCATGCTCAaggttttctgtcttcctttccccATCCCCAGGTGCTAGTATATGAATTATTGCTGGGAAGAGGCTTTAAAGGGCGCGGGGGCCGATGGAAGCCTCTGCTGGACCGGCACCAGGCAAGGCTGAAGGCCGAGTTGGCCCGGCTCAAGGTTCGCCGAGGTGTGAGCCAGAATGAGGACCTGTTGGAAGGGAGATCCAAACCTGACCCAGGTGAGCTGGAAGGAGTTGTGGAGGTGGGGGTAGCCATCGGGCCCTCAGGAGAGGGCCATCCATGTTCCCACCCACTCACTGCTGATGGTTTCCTAGCCTCCCAGGTGCCTCGATTTGTGCGAGTGAACACTCTGAAGACCTCCTCTGAGGATGCAGTTGATTATTTTAAGAGACAAGGATTCTCCTACCAGGGTCGGGCTTCCAGGTGAGTTTAGAACTGTGACTGGCTGCCCTCATCTAGGAAGGAGCCTGGGGAAAGGGATCGGTGGGGAGAGAGTCAGGGTGGTTTTGACTGCGCTCAggttttcttcctacttttccagcagtttctccatttcctttcaaGGCCTGTCTTCCTTCATGCTTTAAACAGTGGTTCTCTTGGGAGCCCTGTTTTACtgatacatttttctaaatgtttcttcGCTGGCTCTGACTCCTACTTCTCACCTGATCATTCTGTCTCCCAGTCTAGACTTCTCTCCTGTTGCCCTACTCTCAGGTTCATGTTACTGCTTCACAGACACCACAGTCGCAGCACATGTCAAACCAAATTCATCTTTCTTTTGAACTCtgcactgtcttttttttaacgttaaattattcattcaaaatTTAAGATTTAAGAGAAATGCTGCCAAAACGGTGTGCTTAAATGCATTATTGGATTATTTTGCAGCatccttttatatatatgtgtatatatatatatatatatatatatttttttttttttttttttttttttttttgcggtgcgcgggcctctcactgttgtggcctctcccgttgcggagcacaggctccggacgcgcaggctcagcggccatggctcacgggcccagctgctccgcggcatgtgggatcttcccggaccggggcacgaacccacttcccctgcatcggcaggcggactctcaaccactgcgccaccagggaagctctgcagcatcctttttaaaaatagacgtATAACAcgttattagtttcaggtgtacaatgtgatgatttggtaTTTGCACATATTGCAAAATGGTCACTAGAATAAGCCTAGTTAGCATCCGTCACCATACAtagttgtaaattttttttccttaggatgagcacttttaacatttattctcttagcagctTTTAAATACGCAATGcaatattattaactgtagtcaccatgctgtacattacattcccgggacttattttataactggaaatttgtaccctgTGACAACCTTCACCCATTTCGCTCACCTGTACCCCACCCCCTGTCTCTCgtgaccacaagtctgttctctgtatttatgagcttggttttttgtttttgttttagatgccacataaaagtgagatcataaCAATGTATGTCTCTCcgtgtgacttatttcatttagcataacgccatcagggtccatccatgttgtcgcaaatggcaagatattctttttaacggctgaataatattctgttgtgtatatataaatcagtttctttatccacttcttccattgatggacacttatgttgtttccatgacttggctgttgtaaataatgctgcaatgaatgtgggGACGCATGTATCTCTgagtgtttttgtgttctttggatAAACACTGAGAAATAGAATTgatggattgtatggtagttctttttttaatttttaaggcacctccatactgttttccatggtggctgcatgAATTTATGTTCTCACCAACAgcgcacaagtgttcccttttctctacatctttgccaacacttgttatttcttatctttttgataatagccattctaacaggtgtgaagtgatattttggggtttttttttgttgttgttgttgttgtttttatacagcaggttcttattagttatccattttatacattttagtgtatatatgtcaatcgcaatctcccaattcatcacaccaccacccccgtcCCCtgcgccactttccccccttgatgtccatacgtttgttctctacatctgtgtatcagtttctgccctgcaaactggttcatctgtaccatttttctagtttccacatatatgtgttaatatacgatatttgttgttctctttctgactaacttcactctgcatgaccgtctctagatccatccacgtctctacaaatgacccaatatcgttcctttttatggctgagtaatattccgttgtgtatatgtactacaccttctttatccattcgtctgtcgatgggcatttaggttgcttccatgacctggctattgtaaatagtgctgcagtgaacgtgggggtgcatgtgtctttttgaattatggttttctctgggtatatgtccagtggtgggattgctgggtcatatgtaattctatttttagttttttaaggaacctccatactgttctccatagtggctgcatcagtttacattctcaccaacagtgcaagagggttcccttttctccataccctctccagcatttgttgtttgtagattttctgatgatgcccattctNNNNNNNNNNNNNNNNNNNNNNNNNNNNNNNNNNNNNNNNNNNNNNNNNNNNNNNNNNNNNNNNNNNNNNNNNNNNNNNNNNNNNNNNNNNNNNNNNNNNNNNNNNNNNNNNNNNNNNNNNNNNNNNNNNNNNNNNNNNNNNNNNNNNNNNN
This genomic stretch from Physeter macrocephalus isolate SW-GA unplaced genomic scaffold, ASM283717v5 random_522, whole genome shotgun sequence harbors:
- the LOC114485192 gene encoding 28S rRNA (cytosine-C(5))-methyltransferase-like, yielding MALYAAAAAVLAGVESRQGSLKGLVYGSSFQNVKQLYALVCETQRYSAVLDAVIASAGLLRAEKKLRPHLAKVLVYELLLGRGFKGRGGRWKPLLDRHQARLKAELARLKVRRGVSQNEDLLEGRSKPDPASQVPRFVRVNTLKTSSEDAVDYFKRQGFSYQGRASRCHIK